The Amycolatopsis umgeniensis DNA segment GCAGGTGTGTTCCACCGTCACCGCCGAATCGGTTTCCGAAGCGAGAAAACGCAGCTTCGCCCAGACTCGGGCGGCGCGATCGGGCCGTTGAGGCCTCATGGCGTGCCTTTCGGCGTGTCCGGGATCGGACGAGCCCGCCGGGGCCAGGGCGAACGGCGCGGACAGTTTGCGCGCGCCACGGCCATTCTCTCACGATTTCGTCTCTTTGCCGTCCTCGCAACGACTTCTTCGGCACCAACGCAGTAGTCCGATGAGCTGAATCACCTTCGTCGGAACGGCTCAGGCGGGCTCCAATCGTCCGTTCAGCCGGTTTCGGCTCCCTGGTCCGCGCCTAGGGTGGGACTCACGTCCGCTTGTCCTGGTCCTCGGCAACGGCGCTCGTCAGCGAGCTCTGGAGGGGCCATGTGCGTTCGCATTCTCGAAACCCGGACCAAGCGGGAGAATCCGCTGCTCCGGCTGTTGATCCGTATTCAGCTCAAGGCGTCCTGGCGCTGAGCGCAGGCGCGCAGCCTGCTGATCGCCCGGTGTTTGGTCACTCGCACGCGTGATGACGTCGTGCCGAGCGCCGCCGCCGTCTCGTTCGACGTCAGCTGGCCGATCACCCGCATTCCCAGCACTTCCCGGTGCGAGACCGGCAGCATCCGCAGCAGTTTGCCGAGCCGGACCCCGAGTTCGGTCCGCAGGGCGCGCTGCTCGGGCTCGTCCGCCGCGACAGCCGGATGCTCGGGGAGTTCGCCGGTCAGGATCTGCCTGCTCCGCGCCGCCTTCCGGAAGACGTCGGCGACCTTGTTCGCCGCGATGGCGCGCATCAGGAACAGGAAAGAACCTCCGCGCAGGCCGTACCCGGGAACCGCGACGAAGACCGCGAGGCAGATCTCCTGCGCGACGTCGGCGGGTTCGAGATAGGTCAATTCATGGCCGCCTAGGCGGGATTCGGCGTACTGCCTCGCCCACGGCGAGAGGGCGGCCATGAGGTCGTCCATGCCTTGCGGCCCGCCGTTCGCCGCGGCCTTGGCCAGTTCGTCCCAGCAGGCAGGCGAAATCCACGTCTCACCGCCGCCGGTTCTTCGCACCGGAAAATCGCCGCCGTCCATGCCCCGCTCCCCACGGATGAGAAAACCCGGCCGCCGGGGTCCAGGACGGAACGCCGACCACGGTAGTCGAGATATCCGGCCACCTCAATCGACGAACGTCCGAGACAAATTGTCCGCCCCGGCGCGAAACCGGACAGATTCCCACTGCTGGTCTAGACATGTTGCGGCCCGGGACGTAACTTTCCGTGCTGAGACCCCTCGCCAAGGTCACACCCAGGCCGGGAACGCGCCCCCGGCCGACATCCGCAAGCACCGCCGCGGCGCGTTCGCGCTCCCGCGGCGGGATTCAGCCGAGGAGTGCACTGTGCGCATCCGTCAGAAGATCCGGCGCGTCTTGACCGCGTTGGCGGTCGTTCTCCCCCTGGTCACCGGAGTCGTGACCCTCGCGGCACCCACCGCGGTCGCCGCCGGTCCCGATCCGCTGCCGCTCACCGTCACCAACAATTCGAACCGCTCCGACGCGGTCTACCTCTACGTGCTCGGCACGAACCTCAACACCGGCAGGCTCGGCTACGTCAACTCCGGCGGTGCCTTCACCCCGTGGCCGCCGGGCGCGAACCCACCGAGCCCCGCGCCGGACGTCGCGATCGCGGGCCCCGGCAACGGCGGCTCGACCACGCTGCGGATCCCGCGCATGCTCTCGGGCCGCGTCTACATGTCGTTCGGGCAGAAGATCAAGTTCTTCCTGACCCCGGACGGGCTGGTGCAGCCGGCGCCGTGGGCCGGCGGCGACCCGAACCGCGACATCCTGTTCGACTGGAGCGAGTTCACCTACGACAACGGCGGACTGTTCATCAACAGCTCGCAGGTGGACATGTTCAGCGTCCCGCACGCCGTCGGGCTGACCAACGGCGCCGGGGTGAACAAAGAGGCCGGGCGCCTCAAGGCGGGCGGCCGCGAAAACATCTTCAACGCGATCCAAGGGCAGTCCGGTTTCTCGAACCTGGCGTACAACCGGCTGCGGGTCCTCGCGCCGGGCAAGGGCCTCGATTCCGGCAAGTTCAGCGGGAACTACTTCGACGGCTACGTCACGAACGCCTGGAACACCTACAAGTCGACGCCGTTGACCGTCGTCCCGTTCGAAGCCGAACCCGGCAA contains these protein-coding regions:
- a CDS encoding sigma-70 family RNA polymerase sigma factor, yielding MDGGDFPVRRTGGGETWISPACWDELAKAAANGGPQGMDDLMAALSPWARQYAESRLGGHELTYLEPADVAQEICLAVFVAVPGYGLRGGSFLFLMRAIAANKVADVFRKAARSRQILTGELPEHPAVAADEPEQRALRTELGVRLGKLLRMLPVSHREVLGMRVIGQLTSNETAAALGTTSSRVRVTKHRAISRLRACAQRQDALS
- a CDS encoding beta-1,3-glucanase family protein, giving the protein MRIRQKIRRVLTALAVVLPLVTGVVTLAAPTAVAAGPDPLPLTVTNNSNRSDAVYLYVLGTNLNTGRLGYVNSGGAFTPWPPGANPPSPAPDVAIAGPGNGGSTTLRIPRMLSGRVYMSFGQKIKFFLTPDGLVQPAPWAGGDPNRDILFDWSEFTYDNGGLFINSSQVDMFSVPHAVGLTNGAGVNKEAGRLKAGGRENIFNAIQGQSGFSNLAYNRLRVLAPGKGLDSGKFSGNYFDGYVTNAWNTYKSTPLTVVPFEAEPGKKFTGRTGGDDVMRFTNTSGATVASFGKPSTRDVFNCDGRLQAPNDQVVGPIARTLCAALHRSTLGSLHTQPTYDAGQFYKQSVTDHYSRIVHEQMVDGKAYGFAFDDVGHFESLVHDGDPRTARIILTAF